One part of the Streptomyces sp. NBC_01381 genome encodes these proteins:
- a CDS encoding NAD(P)H-dependent oxidoreductase, which translates to MNTTTPPRPKKILVVSAHPEPRSLNASLAAFAVDELRAAGHEVRVSDLYAMKWKATVDADDFSGHAGDQRLHVMAASERDTFADRLSSDIAAEQEKVRWSDAVILQFPMWWFSVPAILKGWIDRVFTSGFGYGPAVPPPYSEGVLAGRRALVSVTLGARESSFSDRGIHGRLTDVLYPLQHGLSWFTGMAPLEPFAVYEANELPDERFAAAKREFGRRLDGLFTDEPVPFRSLVGGDYDHDMRLLPGVETPGTSGLDLHVRPRG; encoded by the coding sequence ATGAACACCACCACGCCGCCCCGCCCGAAGAAGATCCTCGTCGTCAGCGCCCACCCCGAACCCCGTTCGCTCAACGCCTCCTTGGCCGCCTTCGCGGTCGACGAACTGCGCGCGGCGGGGCACGAGGTGCGGGTCTCCGACCTGTACGCGATGAAGTGGAAGGCGACGGTGGACGCCGACGACTTCTCCGGTCACGCCGGGGATCAGCGACTGCATGTGATGGCCGCCTCCGAGCGGGACACGTTCGCCGACCGTCTCTCGTCCGACATCGCGGCGGAGCAGGAGAAGGTGCGCTGGTCGGACGCGGTGATCCTGCAGTTCCCGATGTGGTGGTTCTCGGTGCCCGCGATCCTGAAGGGCTGGATCGACCGGGTGTTCACCAGCGGGTTCGGCTACGGCCCTGCGGTCCCGCCGCCCTACAGCGAGGGCGTCCTCGCGGGGCGGCGTGCGCTCGTGTCGGTGACGCTCGGCGCCCGTGAGTCGTCGTTCTCCGACCGGGGAATCCATGGCCGGCTCACGGACGTCCTGTATCCGCTGCAGCACGGGCTGTCCTGGTTCACCGGCATGGCACCGCTGGAACCGTTCGCCGTGTACGAGGCGAACGAGCTGCCCGATGAGCGGTTCGCTGCGGCGAAGCGGGAGTTCGGGCGCCGGCTCGACGGCCTCTTCACCGACGAGCCGGTCCCCTTCCGTTCGCTCGTCGGCGGCGACTACGACCACGACATGCGCCTCCTTCCGGGTGTGGAGACACCGGGGACGAGCGGCCTCGATCTCCATGTCCGCCCGCGCGGCTGA
- a CDS encoding SsgA family sporulation/cell division regulator: protein MAVILEQPARARLITPEGRERGLSVTLRYSSADPLAAQITFPSEASLDGAEVTWIFARQLLEEGLRAPAGSGDVHIWPCGRARTVLEFHAPQGLALVQFDRAVLQRFLLRSYAVVGAGSEATGLDLDRNLARLLGGV, encoded by the coding sequence ATGGCCGTCATCCTTGAGCAGCCCGCCCGAGCCCGCCTGATCACCCCGGAGGGGCGCGAGCGCGGCCTGTCCGTCACCCTCCGGTACTCGTCGGCCGACCCCCTGGCCGCTCAGATCACCTTCCCGTCCGAGGCCTCCCTCGACGGCGCGGAGGTCACCTGGATCTTCGCCCGTCAGCTGCTCGAGGAGGGGCTGCGCGCCCCCGCGGGCAGCGGTGACGTGCACATCTGGCCGTGCGGTCGCGCGCGGACGGTCCTGGAGTTCCACGCGCCGCAGGGCCTGGCCCTGGTGCAGTTCGACCGGGCCGTGCTGCAGCGGTTCCTGCTGCGCTCGTACGCCGTCGTCGGCGCGGGGAGCGAGGCGACGGGGCTCGACCTGGACCGGAACCTCGCGCGTCTGCTGGGCGGGGTCTGA
- a CDS encoding NAD(P)H-binding protein: protein MIVVTGATGNVGRPLVKALVAAGERVTAVSRAVSETDVPAGVRHLRADVADPERLKPALDGADALFLLTSGDFTLADGDVHGVLDAARSCGVRRVVLLSSQGVGTLRHPPAYEEAVKRSGLEWTVLRPGGFASNAFRWAETVRATRTVAAPFGDVALPVIDPDDIAAVAALTLREAGHAGATYVLTGPDPVSPRQQAAAIGDAIGEPVGFVEQNEEEARTQMLAFMPEQVVQATLAILGSPSPDEQRASPDAERVLGRPPRPFAEWAARNAAAFK from the coding sequence ATGATCGTGGTGACCGGAGCAACGGGCAATGTCGGGCGGCCGCTTGTCAAGGCACTCGTCGCGGCGGGAGAACGGGTCACGGCCGTCTCGCGTGCGGTGTCGGAGACGGACGTCCCGGCGGGAGTGCGGCATCTGCGGGCGGACGTGGCCGATCCGGAGCGGCTCAAGCCCGCGCTCGACGGTGCGGACGCCCTGTTCCTGCTGACGTCCGGCGACTTCACGCTGGCCGACGGCGATGTGCACGGCGTCCTCGACGCCGCGCGGTCCTGTGGCGTCCGGCGGGTCGTCCTGCTCTCCTCCCAAGGCGTCGGAACGCTGCGCCATCCACCGGCGTACGAGGAGGCCGTCAAGCGGTCGGGCCTGGAGTGGACGGTGCTGCGGCCCGGCGGCTTCGCCTCGAACGCGTTCCGCTGGGCCGAGACGGTCCGCGCGACCCGGACGGTCGCCGCGCCGTTCGGCGATGTCGCCCTGCCGGTGATCGACCCGGACGACATCGCGGCGGTCGCCGCTCTCACGCTGCGGGAGGCCGGGCACGCCGGTGCGACCTACGTGCTGACGGGGCCGGACCCGGTCTCGCCGAGGCAGCAGGCCGCGGCGATCGGGGACGCGATCGGCGAGCCGGTGGGGTTTGTGGAGCAGAACGAGGAGGAGGCACGGACACAGATGCTGGCCTTCATGCCCGAGCAGGTGGTGCAGGCCACCCTCGCCATCCTGGGCTCACCCTCGCCCGACGAACAGCGGGCGAGCCCCGACGCCGAGCGGGTCCTCGGCCGCCCGCCCCGGCCCTTCGCCGAGTGGGCGGCGCGCAACGCCGCCGCCTTCAAGTAG
- a CDS encoding D-alanyl-D-alanine carboxypeptidase family protein → MAIRYLPRSSSVRTAALAIVALALLPTPFAAAATAEPAPPKPVPAYSSTLLDRPGTQAKPGAGAPALPDGVSALSWLVADARTGEVLAAHNAHRQLPPASTLKSLFALTALPHLDAAARHKVSASELSGVGDGSSLVGVEAGRSYRVSDLWRGVFLSSGNDAVHVLAELNGGWQQTVRQMRAKARALGARDTHVVSPDGYDAAGQVSSAYDLAVFGRAGLADPEFARYCATPFAQFPHGNWSHPIRNTNRLLTGADGVARYPGLIGIKNGYTSRAGHTLISAAQRGNRTLVVSVMNPQEGGGHAVYEEARWLLDWGFKAAGRVQPVGSLLSQSEQSRTALGPAPAAPSPESDDSDWTAILLVGAGSAVVLVGAVLMIRRRTARAYRSSGRD, encoded by the coding sequence ATGGCCATCAGGTACCTTCCGCGCTCCTCATCCGTCCGCACCGCGGCCCTCGCAATCGTTGCTCTGGCCCTCCTGCCCACACCCTTCGCGGCGGCCGCCACGGCCGAGCCCGCACCGCCCAAGCCGGTGCCCGCGTACTCCTCGACCCTGCTCGACCGGCCCGGCACCCAGGCCAAGCCGGGCGCCGGCGCACCGGCGCTGCCGGACGGCGTCTCGGCGCTGTCCTGGCTGGTGGCCGACGCCCGTACGGGCGAAGTGCTCGCCGCGCACAACGCGCACCGCCAACTGCCGCCCGCCTCCACCCTGAAGTCGCTCTTCGCCCTCACGGCCCTCCCCCACCTGGACGCCGCGGCCCGCCACAAGGTCTCCGCGAGCGAGCTCTCCGGCGTCGGTGACGGCAGCAGCCTGGTGGGTGTCGAGGCGGGCCGCAGCTACCGCGTCTCCGATCTGTGGCGTGGCGTCTTCCTCAGCTCCGGCAACGACGCCGTTCACGTGCTCGCCGAGCTGAACGGCGGCTGGCAGCAGACCGTCCGTCAGATGCGCGCCAAGGCCCGCGCCTTGGGCGCCCGCGACACCCATGTGGTCTCCCCCGACGGCTACGACGCGGCGGGGCAGGTCTCATCGGCGTACGACCTGGCGGTCTTCGGCCGGGCGGGTCTCGCGGACCCCGAGTTCGCCCGCTACTGCGCCACGCCGTTCGCGCAGTTCCCCCACGGCAACTGGTCCCATCCGATCCGGAACACCAACCGCCTGCTGACCGGCGCGGACGGCGTGGCACGCTACCCCGGCCTCATCGGCATCAAGAACGGCTACACCAGCCGTGCCGGCCACACCCTGATCAGCGCGGCGCAGCGCGGCAACCGCACCCTGGTCGTCTCCGTGATGAACCCTCAGGAGGGCGGCGGACACGCCGTGTACGAAGAGGCGCGGTGGCTGCTCGACTGGGGCTTCAAGGCCGCGGGGCGCGTGCAGCCGGTGGGTTCACTGCTGTCCCAGAGCGAGCAGTCGCGCACCGCGCTGGGTCCGGCCCCCGCCGCGCCGAGTCCGGAGTCCGACGACTCGGACTGGACCGCGATCCTCCTGGTCGGCGCGGGCTCAGCAGTGGTCCTTGTGGGTGCGGTGCTGATGATCCGGCGGCGGACGGCCCGCGCCTACCGCTCCTCCGGGCGCGATTAG
- a CDS encoding sigma-70 family RNA polymerase sigma factor has protein sequence MSDVPAEAPADGPVTVPATAAYARLYREEQPRLVSYARSLTGNAWIADDLVAEAHFRVWRRLSAGHEIENVPAYLMTTVRHLAAAVGRGAARETPRDPRTVESAERVGVHCDGADDPGDRVSSVDLLGRVLGQLPERWVKALWLAEAEGQPLEAVGRRIGAGQGATAVLLHRAREGMRQAFLRAHPGTPEDPACEQHWDRIPGHIRGEASARQSERLLAHLDGCADCRARLALLARANDRLPALVGPALLIFVLGGAGKFLVPLAGAAGVASAPGGHGGFLHGVRHVFTGGGKLPAAAVGVVGASVAGAAVVAGLVLGGSGNAAPPQRATAVESRPAQPPAAEAPAPRSEERPATPAEKPPPAPAEPQAPAPPAAPAEQDAPAEEQSPAPQPPPQQQQAEPEAPAPADPADPPAPPTPAEPSEPAEPVTPTEPTEPVTPTPPPPAPTPTPTPTPTPVDPTPPVPTPVDPTPPPEPTPTPVEPTPPPEPVCEPWIGPTYICHTP, from the coding sequence ATGTCCGACGTCCCTGCCGAGGCCCCCGCCGACGGGCCGGTGACCGTGCCCGCCACGGCCGCCTACGCCCGCCTCTACCGGGAGGAACAGCCGCGCCTCGTCTCCTACGCCCGCTCGCTGACCGGCAACGCCTGGATCGCCGACGACCTCGTCGCCGAGGCGCATTTCCGCGTCTGGCGGCGGCTTTCGGCCGGGCACGAGATCGAGAACGTACCCGCGTATCTCATGACGACGGTGCGGCACCTCGCGGCCGCGGTGGGGCGCGGCGCGGCCCGCGAGACGCCACGTGACCCGCGGACGGTCGAGTCCGCGGAGCGGGTCGGCGTGCACTGCGACGGCGCGGACGATCCGGGCGACCGGGTCTCCTCCGTGGACCTGCTCGGCCGGGTCCTCGGCCAGCTGCCCGAGCGCTGGGTGAAGGCGCTGTGGCTCGCGGAGGCTGAGGGCCAGCCGCTGGAGGCGGTCGGGCGCCGGATCGGGGCCGGGCAGGGCGCGACCGCCGTGCTGCTACACCGGGCGCGCGAAGGGATGCGGCAGGCGTTTCTGCGCGCCCATCCCGGTACGCCGGAGGATCCCGCGTGCGAGCAGCACTGGGACCGCATACCCGGCCACATACGCGGCGAGGCATCGGCCCGGCAGTCCGAGCGTCTCCTTGCCCACCTCGACGGCTGCGCCGACTGCCGGGCCAGGCTCGCGCTGCTCGCCCGCGCCAACGACCGACTGCCGGCGCTGGTCGGACCGGCGCTGCTGATCTTCGTCCTGGGCGGCGCGGGCAAGTTCCTCGTGCCGCTGGCAGGGGCAGCGGGGGTCGCTTCGGCACCCGGCGGCCACGGCGGCTTCCTGCACGGCGTACGTCACGTCTTCACCGGCGGGGGAAAGCTCCCGGCCGCAGCGGTCGGCGTGGTCGGCGCTTCGGTGGCGGGGGCGGCCGTGGTGGCGGGGCTCGTGCTCGGCGGCTCCGGCAACGCGGCACCGCCGCAGCGGGCCACCGCGGTGGAGAGCAGGCCGGCCCAGCCACCGGCCGCGGAGGCGCCGGCGCCTCGCAGCGAGGAGCGCCCTGCGACTCCGGCCGAGAAGCCACCGCCCGCCCCGGCGGAACCGCAGGCACCGGCACCTCCGGCCGCACCCGCCGAGCAGGACGCCCCGGCAGAGGAGCAGTCACCCGCACCACAGCCACCGCCCCAGCAGCAACAGGCGGAGCCGGAAGCCCCGGCGCCCGCGGACCCGGCAGACCCGCCCGCACCGCCGACGCCTGCCGAACCGTCGGAACCGGCCGAACCGGTGACCCCGACGGAGCCGACCGAACCGGTCACTCCGACGCCTCCGCCCCCTGCACCGACGCCTACTCCGACCCCCACGCCGACACCGGTGGACCCAACTCCCCCTGTACCGACGCCCGTCGACCCAACCCCTCCCCCGGAGCCGACGCCGACACCGGTTGAACCCACACCGCCCCCGGAGCCGGTCTGCGAGCCCTGGATAGGGCCGACCTACATCTGCCACACCCCATGA
- a CDS encoding restriction endonuclease has protein sequence MAARRGRRTAESNRREAGALVVALLLLVVVFWSVVWPYAAAVLLVGGLGAVAWWLWRTDRMARGRDREWREHEAVRAGHRTLADVDVMTGTAFEEHVAGLCRRDGCTEVRRVGGAGDQGADVIGRLPDGRSMVVQCKRYAPSGTIASRELRDLLGSRVHFGADVAIFVTTTRFSRPSAAFAATHSIATVHRDHLGLWNSGTPLDSILDVSAAGQGDGRHRARWKRTYG, from the coding sequence ATGGCCGCTCGACGGGGACGGCGCACGGCGGAGAGCAATCGGCGCGAGGCGGGCGCCCTGGTCGTCGCCCTGCTGCTCCTGGTGGTGGTGTTCTGGTCGGTGGTCTGGCCCTACGCGGCCGCCGTGCTGCTCGTCGGCGGCCTCGGAGCCGTGGCGTGGTGGCTGTGGCGCACGGACCGCATGGCGCGCGGGCGGGATCGCGAGTGGCGCGAACACGAGGCGGTACGGGCGGGGCACCGGACCCTCGCGGATGTGGACGTGATGACCGGCACCGCCTTCGAGGAGCATGTCGCCGGGCTGTGCCGCAGGGACGGATGCACCGAAGTGCGCCGCGTGGGTGGCGCCGGCGACCAGGGCGCCGATGTGATCGGGCGGCTTCCGGACGGCCGGAGCATGGTCGTCCAGTGCAAGCGGTACGCCCCGAGCGGCACCATCGCCAGCCGTGAACTGCGCGATCTTCTGGGCTCCCGCGTGCACTTCGGGGCCGATGTGGCGATCTTCGTGACGACCACACGGTTCAGCCGTCCCTCCGCGGCGTTCGCGGCGACGCACTCGATCGCCACCGTGCACCGCGACCATCTGGGCCTGTGGAACAGCGGAACCCCGCTGGATTCGATCCTCGACGTCAGCGCCGCGGGGCAGGGCGACGGCCGGCACCGGGCCCGCTGGAAGAGGACGTACGGATAG
- a CDS encoding ATP-dependent DNA ligase — protein sequence MLLARLAHVSHSVATTSARSGKIALLADLFRAAEPDDVPVVIPYLAGRLPQGRLGIGWNLLKDPVEPACEPTLTVRGTDAALTAIGAVTGPGSQAERKRLIRELMGAATAEEQRFLFGLLTGEVRQGALDAIAVEGLARATEVPATAVRRAVMLAGAVSPVAQALLARGPAALDEFRLSLGRPVLPMLAHGAASVGEGIDKLGPCAVEEKLDGIRVQVHRDGDDVRVYTRTLDDITDRLPELTAVARELRGERFILDGEVIALGGDGRPRPFQEVAGRVGSRVDVATAAAELPLSPVFFDALYADGLDLLDLPCTERHARLARLVPEPMRVRRTVVDEPEDEARRRDADAFFADTLRRGHEGVVLKALDSPYSAGRRGASWLKVKPVHTLDLVVLAAEWGHGRRTGKLSNLHLGARRADGTYAMLGKTFKGMTDAMLAWQTERLRELAVSDDGFLVTVRPELVVEIAYDGLQKSTRYPAGVTLRFARVVRYREDKSPAEADSVETVLAERQP from the coding sequence ATGCTCCTGGCCCGGCTAGCCCATGTGTCCCACTCGGTCGCCACGACCTCCGCCCGCTCGGGGAAGATCGCCCTCCTGGCCGATCTCTTCCGGGCCGCGGAGCCGGACGACGTCCCGGTCGTGATCCCGTATCTGGCGGGGCGGCTTCCGCAGGGGCGTCTCGGGATCGGGTGGAATCTGCTCAAGGACCCTGTCGAGCCCGCCTGCGAACCCACCCTGACCGTCCGGGGCACAGACGCCGCCCTCACCGCCATCGGTGCCGTCACGGGTCCCGGCTCCCAGGCCGAACGCAAGCGCCTCATCCGGGAGTTGATGGGCGCGGCCACCGCCGAGGAGCAGCGGTTCCTGTTCGGGCTGCTGACCGGCGAGGTCCGGCAGGGGGCGCTTGACGCCATCGCCGTGGAGGGGCTCGCTCGCGCCACGGAGGTTCCGGCCACCGCGGTGCGGCGTGCCGTGATGCTGGCCGGGGCGGTGAGCCCCGTCGCGCAGGCGCTCCTCGCCCGTGGGCCCGCCGCCCTTGACGAGTTCCGGCTCAGCCTCGGGCGGCCCGTCCTGCCCATGCTCGCGCACGGCGCCGCCTCCGTGGGCGAAGGCATCGACAAGCTGGGACCGTGCGCGGTCGAGGAGAAGCTGGACGGCATCCGCGTCCAGGTGCATCGCGACGGGGACGACGTACGTGTCTACACCCGCACCCTCGACGACATCACCGACCGGCTTCCCGAACTCACCGCTGTGGCAAGGGAGTTGAGGGGCGAGCGGTTCATTCTCGACGGAGAGGTGATCGCCCTCGGCGGCGACGGCAGGCCGCGCCCCTTCCAAGAGGTCGCGGGACGTGTCGGCTCACGCGTCGACGTGGCCACCGCGGCCGCCGAGCTGCCCCTCTCCCCCGTCTTCTTCGACGCCCTGTACGCCGACGGGCTCGACCTGCTCGATCTGCCGTGCACCGAGCGGCACGCACGCCTGGCCCGGCTCGTCCCGGAACCGATGCGGGTGCGCCGCACCGTCGTCGACGAGCCGGAGGACGAGGCCCGACGGCGGGACGCCGACGCCTTCTTCGCCGACACGCTGCGGCGCGGCCACGAAGGAGTCGTGCTCAAGGCGCTCGACTCCCCCTACAGCGCAGGGCGGCGCGGCGCGAGCTGGCTGAAGGTCAAGCCCGTGCACACCCTGGACCTCGTGGTCCTGGCCGCCGAGTGGGGGCACGGGCGGCGGACCGGCAAGCTCTCCAACCTGCATCTGGGCGCCCGGCGCGCCGACGGGACGTACGCCATGCTCGGGAAGACCTTCAAGGGCATGACCGACGCGATGCTGGCCTGGCAGACGGAGCGGCTGCGCGAGCTCGCCGTCAGCGACGACGGATTCCTCGTGACCGTACGCCCCGAACTCGTCGTCGAGATCGCCTACGACGGGCTGCAGAAGTCCACCCGCTACCCGGCCGGCGTCACGCTCCGCTTCGCCCGGGTCGTGCGCTACCGCGAGGACAAGTCGCCCGCTGAGGCCGATTCGGTCGAGACGGTGCTGGCAGAGCGTCAGCCATAG
- a CDS encoding TrkA C-terminal domain-containing protein: MPASRLSQTPLPGIGIRYDLTTREQRQISVVAHRDGARTLSAYRADDPDACALSLRLSSGEAAALIDALMPSHHSPNLLHTTDLGLVAERIEIAGTSHWNGRLLGETQMRTETGASIVAVLRRAEAIPSPAPDFRLSGGDTLIVIGTREGVESAAAILGRE, from the coding sequence GTGCCCGCATCACGCCTGAGCCAGACGCCGCTTCCAGGCATCGGCATCCGGTACGACCTGACCACCCGAGAACAGCGCCAGATCTCGGTGGTCGCGCACCGGGACGGCGCGCGCACCCTCAGCGCCTACCGTGCCGACGACCCCGACGCCTGCGCGCTCTCGCTGCGGCTGAGTTCCGGCGAGGCGGCCGCACTGATCGACGCGCTGATGCCCTCGCACCACAGCCCGAATCTCCTGCACACCACCGATCTGGGCCTGGTCGCCGAGCGCATCGAGATCGCGGGCACCTCGCACTGGAACGGGCGGCTGCTCGGCGAGACCCAGATGCGCACCGAGACCGGTGCCTCCATCGTGGCGGTCCTTCGCAGGGCCGAGGCCATCCCGTCGCCCGCACCGGACTTCCGCCTCTCGGGCGGGGACACCCTCATCGTGATCGGCACCCGCGAGGGTGTGGAGAGCGCCGCCGCGATACTCGGGCGGGAGTGA
- a CDS encoding cation:proton antiporter has product MHSAVFLIEFGAIILALGLLGRFAGRFRFSPIPLYLLAGLAFGEGGLLPLGASEEFVAIGAEIGVILLLLMLGLEYTASDLVSNLKTQYPAGLVDMGLNAVPGAIAALLMGWGPVAAVVLAGVTWISSSGVIAKVLGDLGRLGNRETPVILSILVLEDLAMAVYLPIITALLAGVGWAAGSLTLAIALGAAGLVLFLAVRYGRVISRFVSSDDPEKLLLVVLGLTILVAGIAQQLQVSAAVGAFLVGIALSGEVAEGAHSLLAPLRDLFAAVFFVFFGLHTDPASIPPVLLPALALAVVTACTKIATGYWAARRAKISVKGRWRAGGALVARGEFSIVIAGLAVTAGIEPSLGPLATAYVLILVIVGPLTARFVQPVAARVGGVVSRRREAAAAVALPSPREPERATEESLDGQGTSGRS; this is encoded by the coding sequence ATGCATTCGGCTGTCTTCCTGATCGAGTTCGGCGCGATCATCCTCGCGCTCGGCCTGCTCGGCAGGTTCGCCGGGCGGTTCCGCTTCTCCCCCATCCCCCTCTATCTGCTCGCGGGGCTCGCGTTCGGTGAGGGCGGGCTGCTTCCGCTCGGCGCCAGCGAGGAGTTCGTCGCGATCGGCGCCGAGATCGGCGTCATCCTGCTGTTGCTGATGCTGGGGCTCGAGTACACCGCGAGCGATCTGGTCAGCAATCTCAAGACCCAGTACCCGGCCGGTCTCGTCGACATGGGGCTCAATGCCGTGCCGGGCGCGATCGCCGCGCTCCTGATGGGCTGGGGTCCGGTCGCCGCCGTCGTCCTCGCGGGCGTCACCTGGATCTCGTCGTCCGGGGTCATCGCCAAGGTGCTCGGCGACCTGGGCCGGCTCGGCAACCGCGAGACCCCCGTCATCCTCAGCATCCTGGTCCTCGAAGACCTGGCCATGGCCGTGTATCTGCCCATCATCACCGCCCTGTTGGCCGGTGTCGGCTGGGCCGCGGGCAGTCTCACCCTCGCCATCGCGCTCGGCGCCGCGGGTCTGGTGCTGTTCCTCGCCGTGCGCTACGGGCGTGTGATCTCGCGCTTCGTGTCGAGCGACGACCCCGAGAAGCTGCTCCTCGTCGTCCTCGGACTGACCATCCTGGTCGCCGGGATCGCCCAGCAGCTCCAGGTCTCGGCCGCCGTGGGCGCCTTCCTTGTCGGCATCGCGCTGTCCGGCGAGGTCGCCGAGGGGGCGCACAGTCTCCTGGCGCCGCTGCGGGACCTGTTCGCCGCCGTGTTCTTCGTCTTCTTCGGTCTGCACACCGATCCTGCGAGCATTCCCCCGGTGCTGCTTCCCGCGCTCGCCCTCGCGGTCGTGACGGCCTGCACGAAGATCGCCACGGGGTACTGGGCCGCCCGCCGCGCCAAGATCTCCGTGAAGGGACGGTGGCGGGCGGGCGGTGCGCTTGTGGCGCGTGGCGAGTTCTCCATCGTCATCGCGGGGCTCGCCGTCACCGCGGGCATCGAGCCGTCGCTCGGCCCGCTGGCCACGGCGTACGTCCTGATCCTCGTGATCGTCGGCCCGCTCACCGCGCGCTTCGTGCAGCCGGTGGCCGCGCGGGTGGGTGGTGTCGTCTCGCGCCGCCGGGAGGCCGCCGCCGCGGTGGCCCTGCCGTCGCCCCGAGAGCCCGAGCGGGCGACCGAGGAGTCGCTCGACGGGCAGGGTACGAGCGGCAGGTCCTGA
- a CDS encoding serine protease gives MHRMVAPALAVASVVAVVAGNTAGSMASGEAASGEAAITTVRFTAEERRETLGYWTADRMRKVAADVDLGHDAASVKPWSGPAMKTVGRLFFTNEQGQDSYCTATAVRSRNHSAVMTAGHCVQLPASPGNHYSYMVFVPGYGEGKRPYGVFAVRASVMPRSWERGAKNDVAVVVVDQRKGKSLTDTVGGQAVAVDRKPGGKVTVFGYPDSQERRGERLMYCAGTTSAAPQGKQSVRCPMEGGSSGGPWLAGFDEKSGRGKLVSVNSFGDTAEGGSAMEGEVLGATAGELLKRSQQL, from the coding sequence ATGCACCGGATGGTTGCGCCCGCGCTGGCCGTCGCTTCCGTCGTGGCCGTCGTCGCCGGGAACACGGCCGGCAGCATGGCGAGCGGTGAGGCGGCGAGCGGTGAGGCGGCGATCACCACGGTGAGGTTCACCGCGGAAGAGCGCCGCGAGACCCTCGGGTACTGGACGGCCGACCGGATGCGCAAGGTCGCCGCCGATGTCGACCTCGGGCACGACGCCGCATCCGTCAAGCCCTGGAGCGGCCCGGCGATGAAGACGGTCGGGCGGCTCTTCTTCACCAACGAGCAGGGCCAGGATTCCTACTGCACCGCCACTGCGGTCCGCAGCCGCAACCATTCCGCGGTGATGACCGCAGGGCACTGCGTACAACTGCCCGCCTCTCCGGGAAACCACTACAGCTACATGGTCTTCGTGCCGGGATACGGCGAGGGCAAGCGCCCATACGGGGTGTTCGCGGTCCGGGCCTCCGTGATGCCGCGCAGTTGGGAGCGAGGCGCCAAGAACGACGTCGCCGTCGTCGTGGTGGACCAGCGGAAGGGCAAGTCGCTGACCGACACGGTCGGCGGGCAGGCCGTGGCCGTGGACCGCAAGCCGGGCGGCAAGGTGACCGTCTTCGGCTATCCCGACAGCCAGGAGCGGCGCGGCGAGCGGCTGATGTACTGCGCGGGCACCACGTCGGCCGCGCCCCAGGGCAAGCAGAGCGTGCGCTGCCCGATGGAGGGCGGGTCGAGTGGCGGGCCCTGGCTGGCCGGCTTCGACGAGAAGTCGGGCCGGGGAAAGCTGGTGTCCGTGAACAGTTTCGGTGACACGGCCGAGGGCGGTTCGGCCATGGAGGGCGAGGTCCTGGGCGCCACCGCGGGTGAACTCCTCAAGCGGTCACAGCAGTTGTGA
- a CDS encoding siderophore-interacting protein, with the protein MGHGWEGVVLKLFRGKDFEFTVTGTEDVTEHYRRLHLTDGGMLALTGVHPTMWVRLWFDHAGKSHQRAYTLVNPDPDSGTFSLEFALHDGRASDWARKAAPGDTIEATLQGTGFEAPQPQPSRLLAIGDTAALPALNSLLAALPGVPATIWFETRHAEDHDLDLRLDPALHELHRVERRASGAHLVDEVKAALPALVQDPADVYVWITCDTTTTRALASYVGKELNVPKHRVHALGYWRPEKG; encoded by the coding sequence ATGGGACACGGCTGGGAGGGGGTGGTCCTCAAGCTGTTCCGCGGCAAGGACTTCGAGTTCACGGTGACCGGCACCGAAGACGTCACCGAGCACTACCGGCGCCTGCACCTGACGGACGGCGGCATGCTCGCCCTGACCGGGGTGCATCCCACGATGTGGGTGCGCCTGTGGTTCGACCACGCGGGCAAGAGCCACCAGCGCGCCTACACCCTGGTGAACCCCGACCCGGACAGCGGAACCTTCAGCCTGGAGTTCGCCCTGCACGACGGCCGCGCCAGCGACTGGGCGCGCAAGGCCGCCCCCGGTGACACCATCGAGGCCACGCTGCAGGGCACCGGCTTCGAGGCGCCGCAACCGCAGCCGTCACGGCTCCTGGCGATCGGCGACACGGCGGCACTCCCGGCCCTCAACTCGCTCCTGGCCGCCCTGCCCGGCGTACCGGCGACGATCTGGTTCGAGACCCGGCACGCCGAGGACCACGACCTGGACCTGCGCCTCGACCCGGCCCTGCACGAGCTGCACCGGGTGGAACGGCGCGCGTCCGGCGCCCATCTGGTCGACGAGGTCAAGGCCGCACTGCCCGCCCTGGTCCAGGACCCCGCCGACGTCTACGTCTGGATCACCTGCGACACGACGACCACCCGGGCCCTCGCCTCATACGTAGGCAAAGAGCTGAACGTCCCGAAGCACCGCGTGCACGCGCTCGGCTACTGGCGCCCGGAGAAGGGGTAG